The Arachis duranensis cultivar V14167 chromosome 2, aradu.V14167.gnm2.J7QH, whole genome shotgun sequence genome has a window encoding:
- the LOC107473166 gene encoding LOW QUALITY PROTEIN: squamosa promoter-binding-like protein 8 (The sequence of the model RefSeq protein was modified relative to this genomic sequence to represent the inferred CDS: deleted 1 base in 1 codon), translated as MLDYEWGNPSIMLTGNEDGAAPPPSDQTHRQIFDHYASHALLPDHFLHGPGATTTAHNNANNPTTTIDLSHHHFSPQQTHHHVPHSFFDPRAFHAASSTHYPPPQPPPPPSMLSLDPLPHHAHCGPGHGLMLVPKSEDVGRPMDFVGSRIGLNLGGRTYFSSSEDDFVSRLYRRSRPAEPGSTASSNSPRCQAXXXXXXXXXXXXXXSQAKHYHRRHKVCEFHSKASTVIAAGLTQRFCQQCSRFHLLSEFDNGKRSCRKRLADHNRRRRKTQQPPAQDIHKSQPATNLDNVARSPPESGAQSSSSVTVAVSPPDYFRQRPYQTGSPSTTSSSLFFSSGQ; from the exons ATGTTGGACTACGAATGGGGGAACCCATCCATAATGCTCACCGGGAACGAAGACGGCGCAGCGCCACCGCCCTCCGACCAAACTCACCGCCAAATCTTCGACCACTACGCCTCTCACGCCCTACTGCCCGACCACTTCCTGCATGGGCCCGGCGCCACAACCACAGCTCACAATAACGCAAACAACCCCACCACCACCATCGACCTCTCTCATCATCACTTCAGCCCGCAACAAACCCATCACCACGTCCCCCACAGCTTCTTCGACCCACGGGCCTTCCATGCGGCCTCCTCCACCCACTACCCACC GCCCCAACCCCCGCCTCCCCCATCCATGCTTTCCCTTGACCCGTTACCCCACCACGCCCACTGCGGGCCCGGCCATGGGCTCATGCTGGTGCCGAAATCTGAGGATGTCGGTCGGCCCATGGACTTCGTGGGCTCTCGAATTGGGCTGAACCTGGGAGGGCGCACCTACTTCTCGTCCTCGGAGGATGACTTCGTCAGCAGGCTGTACCGCAGGTCTCGGCCCGCCGAACCGGGGTCGACGGCGTCCTCTAACTCCCCTCGGTGCCAGGCG ANNNNNNNNNNNNNNNNNNNNNNNNNNNNNNNNNNNNNNNTGTCTCAGGCGAAGCACTACCACCGCCGCCACAAAGTGTGCGAGTTCCACTCTAAGGCCTCCACCGTCATCGCCGCCGGGTTGACTCAGCGATTCTGCCAACAATGCAGCAG GTTCCATCTTCTCTCTGAGTTCGATAACGGAAAACGTAGCTGCAGGAAGAGACTGGCAGATCATAATCGTCGCAGAAGAAAAACTCAGCAGCCACCAGCACAAGACATCCACAAATCTCAGCCTGCTACTAATTTGGATAACGTTGCAA GGTCCCCACCGGAGTCCGGAGCTCAGTCATCTTCGTCCGTAACGGTGGCCGTGTCGCCACCTGATTACTTCCGGCAAAGGCCGTACCAAACCGGAAGCCCATCAACGACTTCAAGTTCACTGTTTTTCTCAAGCGGGCAGTAG